A genomic stretch from candidate division WOR-3 bacterium includes:
- a CDS encoding T9SS type A sorting domain-containing protein: MKKVYLTVLPFLVLFILVSFRSLYGTIYYWDLFERNSLTPWTEQIQGSGVVTLEGEPDNLIYSAHQRHGEKSIKVRDGDDTSYASASCPFPSLADQEREFMVEFYFYIPSATSSGNWDLLRDLFLYKPSRNNGPANISIVLVQPFDSSNGKKYWRLRIEDGQGAHSISYPESLSFWHRFQIHQLESGVVNLWINGDSIGSFISSSSTLPPDKITIGTLEGMQNGTAFWDDFIITTPPQNAKHPRVYFDSLFIPELRNRRTNADSTPIGVSYKTLWDRRRKWLDSLAADIPDQNGYFLNYPYYEPPGKRTTHPPDTLVKWDFIAMRWERRMELAAFVLKIDSENSPGLFDTLRPCLRAITKWQRWVNPIDTPFNNLPFPPFEYCGHSTAFITRGVAVVYDLIYDRLSNYERMSIQNIILTHGIGQIYLGLKKGIYYREGWYWTNWGCLYASALGIACLSLDDSVTIPQYWNFVRNEFLTKLLSPTDQGGTFDPLGTSDEGLSYGTFSVQSLARLAEAMKNVLGDHSLYAEPYLREYINGFIHLLVSGWNNMVMFGDVQLGYGVRGIPADAFYILTKYYQSELGQWLLGKLVQYDELQGNDRIWGWPISYLPHFICLDATLQVKEPKEVLNLTRYFNQIGWISSRTDWSDNGLVVAFKSGPCYTGHGYHQDNNNFVIGKKGWWLVTDRGYRTGDISHYHNVLTVDNQGQASQPPRDGRITAFDTSCADAQFIFLKGDAYNSYSYNYYGNPLLRWWLRSGVLVKKPVQCFILYDDIKSDVPRNLDWRLRPEYRTAYYGGDSILMPGRLLVKFLLPDTPRIEWDIDTIPRPHYSTEAFLENYGCLLDTIESDGDAHSVFNVAPNRSDTSVYRAQYLTVFLPLRGTTRPPIVRIDGSTMVGALVKNSAVMFSKLGPGLPVDEVQFQLEASQAETADIFLVDLLPNSSYTLFVFNEDDSLISSNVYPTTSEGCLYFRALIDGRNTILISSKEFCDSKGTHPNQGRHLTRAVNTSDLQWVYQEYGTICRQTMGDRLILPPEYIITRGKNPSIAKAPAALSWICYTTSDSQNCVLERCDGTWKKVNIFSSSTSEIGAPSLVLSQIREMDAPPPHQLIGEMGYVVYTINRLTGPGNFNYLYFSAFDSENVYYSVVLDSGDVVTPSIAITPGDYLHIAWCKDNRVYYQTTLQPITPNQVRQGQQPVWSAKVPVSTPTTPITEPASNPFIEAQGEWVYVTWRGPNEEGDSTKGEVWQRKGKIQPGTTPDWYRPWNLSRSPLRESNYPTQSTGTAVVWQEQLPNNWEIFANIKDQIVNISNTPKNSFYPHTNLQPAPPYVPLEWRLFTVWTEESIPERLYRIKYGNYFFGRPPEPDPALDVICGEPEPSVYCVKRDGYLATFPADYGNEELIYRLPYLHPDKYYLLSLVSCRDSVCYEAEVVLGDLVLDTISYALSTSETLEVEIPFGIYDSTSVVLMVKKITGTSCAVSNIRLYEYEVIPDDSSDGSQSLASLKFGRTELYPPFPNPALRETTIKYQLTQMGDVSLSLFDISGREVKRLVREKKRAGIYTVRLNSDNLPSGVYFIRLKTVNFTKKLVIAK; the protein is encoded by the coding sequence ATGAAAAAAGTGTATCTTACCGTTCTTCCGTTTCTTGTTTTATTCATATTAGTTTCCTTTCGCTCCCTTTATGGAACTATTTACTACTGGGATTTGTTTGAGCGAAATTCGCTCACGCCCTGGACCGAACAAATTCAGGGTTCTGGCGTGGTGACTTTAGAGGGCGAACCAGATAACTTAATATATTCTGCTCATCAAAGACATGGAGAAAAGAGTATAAAAGTAAGAGACGGCGACGATACTTCTTACGCAAGCGCCAGTTGTCCTTTCCCCTCTCTGGCCGATCAAGAAAGAGAATTTATGGTTGAATTTTATTTTTATATCCCTTCTGCCACTTCTTCGGGAAATTGGGATTTGTTGAGGGACCTCTTTCTATACAAACCATCAAGAAACAACGGACCGGCAAATATCTCAATCGTTTTGGTGCAACCATTTGATTCTTCTAACGGAAAAAAATACTGGAGACTAAGAATTGAAGATGGCCAGGGTGCCCATTCTATTTCCTATCCAGAAAGTTTGAGTTTTTGGCATAGATTTCAAATTCACCAGTTAGAATCTGGTGTTGTAAATCTGTGGATAAATGGAGATTCAATTGGTAGTTTTATCTCCTCAAGTTCCACCTTGCCGCCTGATAAGATTACCATTGGCACATTGGAAGGAATGCAGAATGGAACCGCCTTTTGGGACGATTTTATTATAACCACGCCTCCACAGAATGCAAAGCACCCAAGAGTTTATTTTGACTCTCTCTTTATTCCAGAGTTAAGGAATCGAAGAACTAATGCAGATTCAACACCGATTGGCGTAAGTTATAAAACCTTGTGGGATAGACGAAGAAAATGGTTAGATTCGTTAGCGGCGGATATTCCTGACCAAAACGGCTACTTCCTCAACTATCCTTATTATGAGCCTCCCGGGAAACGGACAACTCATCCACCCGACACGCTCGTAAAGTGGGACTTCATCGCAATGAGATGGGAACGAAGGATGGAGTTGGCAGCCTTTGTTTTAAAAATTGATTCAGAAAACTCACCAGGTCTGTTTGATACTTTACGACCTTGTCTAAGGGCAATAACAAAGTGGCAACGATGGGTTAATCCGATAGATACACCATTTAACAACCTGCCTTTCCCACCTTTTGAATATTGTGGTCATTCAACCGCTTTTATCACTCGGGGGGTAGCGGTTGTCTATGACTTAATCTACGATAGGTTGTCAAATTACGAACGAATGTCAATCCAAAATATCATCCTCACTCACGGAATCGGGCAAATCTATCTCGGGCTTAAAAAGGGCATTTATTACCGAGAGGGCTGGTATTGGACCAATTGGGGATGTTTATATGCCTCGGCATTAGGAATCGCCTGCTTATCGCTTGATGATAGTGTGACAATCCCGCAATACTGGAATTTCGTCCGCAACGAATTTTTAACAAAACTTTTATCACCTACTGATCAGGGAGGCACTTTTGACCCACTCGGCACCAGTGATGAAGGGCTTTCTTATGGTACATTTAGCGTTCAATCCCTTGCCCGGTTGGCTGAGGCGATGAAAAATGTCCTCGGCGACCATTCTTTATACGCAGAACCCTATCTTAGAGAATATATCAACGGGTTTATTCATCTTTTAGTCTCCGGCTGGAATAACATGGTTATGTTTGGAGATGTGCAGTTGGGGTATGGCGTTAGGGGCATACCGGCAGATGCCTTTTATATCCTTACTAAATATTACCAAAGTGAACTTGGACAATGGCTATTGGGAAAATTGGTTCAATACGATGAGTTACAAGGGAACGATCGGATTTGGGGATGGCCCATTTCTTATCTGCCTCATTTTATATGCTTAGATGCTACCCTTCAGGTTAAAGAACCCAAGGAAGTACTGAATCTCACTAGGTATTTTAACCAGATAGGTTGGATAAGTTCTCGTACTGATTGGAGCGATAATGGTCTAGTAGTGGCCTTTAAATCTGGACCCTGTTATACTGGGCATGGCTACCACCAGGATAATAATAATTTCGTAATAGGGAAAAAGGGGTGGTGGCTTGTCACCGACCGAGGTTATCGGACAGGTGATATAAGCCATTATCACAATGTTCTTACTGTAGATAATCAGGGTCAAGCATCACAGCCGCCGCGTGACGGAAGAATAACTGCTTTTGATACATCTTGTGCTGATGCCCAATTTATCTTTTTAAAAGGCGACGCATATAATAGTTATTCATATAACTACTATGGTAATCCTTTACTAAGGTGGTGGTTGCGGAGTGGCGTTTTGGTAAAAAAACCGGTGCAATGTTTTATTCTCTATGATGATATAAAAAGTGATGTTCCGAGAAATTTAGACTGGCGATTGCGCCCCGAATACCGCACAGCTTATTATGGTGGTGACAGCATTCTCATGCCAGGAAGACTCTTAGTAAAATTCCTTCTTCCTGACACCCCCAGAATTGAATGGGATATAGATACCATCCCGCGACCACATTATTCTACTGAGGCGTTTCTGGAAAATTACGGATGTCTGCTTGATACTATTGAGAGCGACGGAGATGCGCATTCTGTTTTTAATGTCGCTCCGAATCGCAGTGACACTTCTGTTTACCGGGCACAATATCTTACCGTTTTTCTCCCCCTCCGCGGCACAACACGACCCCCTATTGTTAGAATTGACGGCTCAACAATGGTCGGGGCTCTTGTCAAAAATAGTGCTGTAATGTTCAGTAAATTAGGGCCAGGACTTCCAGTTGATGAGGTGCAATTTCAGCTCGAGGCTTCTCAGGCAGAAACGGCAGACATTTTTCTCGTTGATTTATTACCGAACTCCTCCTACACTCTCTTTGTGTTCAATGAGGATGACAGTTTAATATCTTCTAATGTCTATCCAACTACCTCAGAGGGTTGTCTTTATTTTAGAGCCTTGATAGATGGGAGAAATACTATCCTTATATCTTCTAAAGAATTCTGTGACTCTAAAGGAACCCACCCAAATCAGGGTCGGCATCTAACGAGAGCGGTCAACACCTCAGATTTACAATGGGTATATCAAGAGTATGGCACTATTTGTCGGCAAACGATGGGGGATAGACTCATTTTACCGCCGGAATACATTATTACAAGAGGAAAAAACCCATCAATTGCGAAAGCGCCAGCCGCACTCTCTTGGATATGTTATACCACGAGTGATTCGCAGAACTGTGTTCTTGAAAGGTGCGATGGAACTTGGAAAAAGGTGAATATATTCTCATCTTCAACGAGTGAGATTGGTGCACCTTCTTTAGTTTTATCCCAGATTAGAGAGATGGATGCGCCGCCCCCACACCAGCTCATAGGTGAGATGGGTTATGTTGTTTATACCATCAATCGGTTGACAGGTCCAGGGAATTTCAATTACCTTTATTTCAGCGCTTTTGACAGTGAGAACGTTTACTATTCGGTTGTCCTGGATAGCGGTGATGTTGTAACCCCTTCCATTGCAATCACTCCGGGTGATTATCTGCATATTGCCTGGTGTAAGGATAACAGGGTGTATTACCAGACGACCCTGCAGCCAATCACACCTAACCAGGTAAGACAGGGACAGCAACCAGTCTGGTCAGCAAAAGTTCCGGTTTCAACACCAACTACGCCAATTACTGAACCCGCCTCCAACCCTTTCATTGAGGCGCAGGGGGAGTGGGTTTATGTTACCTGGCGTGGACCGAATGAGGAGGGCGATTCAACGAAGGGCGAAGTCTGGCAGCGAAAGGGAAAGATACAGCCGGGCACAACTCCTGATTGGTATCGTCCGTGGAATCTCAGCCGGTCCCCGTTGCGCGAATCCAATTATCCCACACAATCAACCGGGACCGCAGTTGTCTGGCAGGAGCAACTGCCCAATAACTGGGAAATCTTTGCTAACATAAAGGACCAGATAGTCAATATCTCCAATACCCCCAAAAACTCCTTCTATCCTCATACCAATCTTCAGCCCGCACCACCTTATGTCCCTTTAGAATGGCGGCTCTTTACAGTCTGGACCGAGGAGTCCATCCCAGAAAGGTTATACCGGATAAAATATGGAAATTACTTCTTCGGGAGACCGCCTGAGCCTGACCCGGCATTGGATGTCATCTGCGGCGAGCCAGAGCCTTCTGTTTACTGCGTTAAAAGAGATGGCTATCTCGCTACCTTTCCTGCTGACTACGGCAACGAAGAACTGATATATCGTCTGCCTTATCTCCATCCTGACAAATACTACCTTCTTTCGCTGGTTAGTTGTCGGGATTCCGTATGTTACGAGGCAGAGGTCGTCCTTGGCGATTTGGTGCTTGATACAATCAGTTATGCCCTTTCTACTTCTGAGACACTGGAGGTAGAAATTCCCTTCGGTATTTATGACAGCACCTCTGTGGTTCTAATGGTCAAGAAAATAACCGGAACCTCCTGTGCGGTTAGTAATATAAGGTTATACGAATATGAAGTCATACCCGATGATTCATCTGATGGTTCGCAGAGTCTGGCTTCGCTAAAGTTTGGGCGGACTGAACTTTACCCACCTTTCCCTAACCCGGCTCTAAGGGAGACAACAATAAAATACCAGTTAACCCAAATGGGTGATGTTTCACTTTCGCTCTTTGATATTTCTGGCAGAGAGGTAAAAAGGCTGGTGCGAGAGAAAAAGAGAGCCGGTATTTATACGGTACGATTGAACAGCGACAATCTTCCTTCTGGTGTTTACTTCATCCGCCTGAAGACTGTAAATTTTACCAAGAAGTTAGTTATTGCAAAATAA
- a CDS encoding T9SS type A sorting domain-containing protein, with protein MSKLISLLLFPSILLAQIGLWRIKRTVYLPYGLGGAYILCADTDHNGFNEIIFRTRFLWQIYEHFPFNNYQQVYADTGAYPYPPGIETGNFEPYDVGFLDQDGFTDLVGPNIRNANDSLYNVVTIQESPDSSSYPESLSWWYKITPDLTVLSNPFYITNDLDDDTKKEILAGVPNLQIGAGIWENVANNQNELVWHRASEDGFSFAYGDFDEDGHKEFVTAGLGSLGRVFIYENTGDNQYELVRVDTVRIPNGSDVFSGQDVDGDGKPEFLVGFAWYLGGPFDFYLYMWEATGNNSYERTLIDRITDVECSDLRSKCGDIDGDGVEEVVWSIGAKVMVYSATGNNQFQQVWLWRNDHGGQYPHSMVNIYDMNGNGYNEIVVSGENKTSIFEVEAVRVLSPNGGENLSGRSQVLIKWHKFFPPRCDSLSLFYSLNNGRTYETIATGIPGSDSTYLWTVPNIASDSGKVKIITYGPGWQFDESDRVFRIVPVGVEEQTPGSISDWSLTVSPNPASGRIKVCYDVPSRSTVRLGLYDAAGRLVALLASSTHTAGRYRINLGEKALLPRGVYLIRLETNSHFFTEKVIVAQ; from the coding sequence GTGTCAAAACTTATTTCCTTATTACTTTTTCCTTCAATTCTTCTGGCACAGATTGGGTTATGGCGCATCAAACGGACTGTGTATCTGCCTTACGGTTTGGGAGGTGCTTATATCCTCTGTGCTGATACCGACCACAACGGATTCAACGAGATAATATTCCGCACCCGGTTTCTCTGGCAAATTTATGAACACTTTCCTTTCAATAACTATCAACAGGTATACGCTGATACCGGCGCCTATCCTTATCCACCGGGCATAGAAACCGGAAATTTTGAACCCTATGATGTTGGTTTTCTTGACCAGGATGGTTTCACCGATTTGGTGGGACCGAACATAAGAAATGCCAATGACTCACTTTATAATGTGGTAACAATCCAGGAAAGTCCGGACTCTTCTTCCTATCCGGAGAGTTTGTCCTGGTGGTATAAAATCACACCAGACTTAACTGTGCTATCAAATCCTTTCTACATCACAAATGATTTAGATGATGATACAAAAAAAGAGATTCTTGCTGGGGTGCCTAACCTACAGATTGGAGCTGGAATATGGGAAAATGTCGCCAATAACCAGAATGAATTAGTTTGGCATCGCGCTTCGGAAGACGGATTTTCTTTTGCTTACGGCGATTTTGATGAGGACGGGCATAAGGAATTTGTAACCGCCGGTTTAGGTTCTCTGGGCAGAGTTTTTATCTACGAAAATACCGGTGACAATCAGTATGAACTGGTTAGGGTTGACACCGTGCGCATCCCCAACGGCTCGGATGTGTTTTCCGGTCAGGATGTGGATGGCGATGGTAAACCAGAGTTCTTAGTTGGCTTTGCCTGGTATCTTGGCGGTCCCTTTGACTTTTATCTTTATATGTGGGAGGCAACCGGTAACAACAGTTATGAGCGCACCCTTATTGACCGGATTACCGATGTGGAGTGCTCAGACCTGCGAAGCAAATGCGGTGATATTGACGGCGATGGCGTTGAGGAAGTGGTCTGGTCAATAGGTGCCAAGGTGATGGTCTATTCTGCCACGGGCAACAATCAGTTTCAACAGGTCTGGTTGTGGCGGAATGACCATGGCGGTCAGTACCCGCACAGTATGGTAAATATTTATGACATGAACGGCAACGGCTATAACGAAATTGTCGTGAGCGGCGAGAATAAGACCTCAATTTTTGAGGTTGAGGCGGTAAGGGTGTTAAGTCCCAATGGCGGTGAAAACCTTTCGGGCAGAAGTCAGGTTCTAATCAAATGGCATAAGTTTTTCCCGCCAAGATGCGATTCGCTCTCTTTGTTTTACTCCCTGAATAATGGCAGAACTTATGAGACAATTGCCACCGGTATTCCCGGAAGCGATAGTACCTATCTCTGGACTGTGCCCAACATCGCTTCCGATTCCGGCAAAGTGAAAATCATCACCTATGGTCCGGGCTGGCAGTTTGATGAATCGGATAGGGTATTCCGGATTGTGCCGGTTGGGGTGGAAGAGCAGACCCCGGGCAGTATCAGCGACTGGTCGCTTACGGTATCGCCAAATCCCGCTTCAGGTCGGATAAAGGTCTGCTATGATGTCCCGAGCCGGTCAACTGTCAGACTGGGACTGTATGACGCTGCTGGACGTCTTGTTGCCCTCCTTGCCTCAAGCACGCACACAGCCGGCAGATACAGAATCAATCTCGGTGAAAAAGCCCTACTACCCCGAGGTGTTTACCTTATTCGCCTGGAAACTAACAGCCATTTCTTTACCGAAAAGGTCATTGTGGCGCAGTGA
- the uvrC gene encoding excinuclease ABC subunit UvrC → MKGSVAEKITQAPTEPGVYLLKDDKGRVIYIGKARVLRERLRAYLGPQKEPRLAALVRRISDIETIITRSEVEALLLEESLIKIKKPRYNVRLRDDKKYPYLKITVNEPFPRIFVTRNIKPDGAVLFGPYTSARELRRALRAVKRIFRIRTCKRTLPDPNQKEPCLNFQMRRCLGPCRGSVNPEVYRQLVQDVIEFLSGNNEKLITELERRMWEAAEQQRYEQAAILRDQLLALREIVRNQQVVTADKTARDVIGLARADKSAAAVLFRIREGKIVAREEYLLSATRDTSEEELLEGLLRSVYTHTADLPDEIVLPAPIAGGELFEHLFWEKRRRRVEISAPQRGEKRKLVELAQRNAEKALAEAVPVVERIPEGSRQLAEILGLATPPRLIEGVDISNTQGSNAVGSVVVFRDGKPLKSQYRLFKIRTVSGPNDFAMMEEVLARRVRGLLEKNLPLPDLVLVDGGKGQLSAAIKAYHQFDQEIPILGLAKRTDTLFYIDGREISIPVTSAALKLLKRIRDESHRFAITFHRKLRSKKLVESELDRIPGIGTVRRQALLQHFGSLNKLRGAGVDDIARVRGIGRSLAEKIYEYLHPPGSTALFK, encoded by the coding sequence ATGAAAGGCAGTGTTGCCGAGAAAATTACGCAAGCACCGACCGAACCCGGTGTTTACCTCCTGAAGGACGACAAAGGCAGGGTCATCTACATTGGTAAGGCGCGGGTGTTGCGGGAGCGGTTACGCGCCTATCTTGGTCCGCAAAAGGAACCCCGGCTTGCGGCGCTGGTCCGCCGGATAAGTGACATTGAGACCATCATTACCCGTTCTGAGGTTGAGGCGCTACTTTTAGAAGAGAGTTTAATCAAGATAAAAAAGCCCCGCTACAATGTCCGGCTGCGTGATGACAAGAAGTACCCTTATCTTAAAATCACTGTTAACGAGCCGTTTCCCCGGATTTTTGTTACTCGCAATATCAAGCCGGATGGCGCGGTTTTGTTCGGTCCTTACACCAGCGCCCGGGAGTTACGCCGGGCATTGCGGGCGGTCAAACGCATCTTCCGCATCCGGACCTGCAAGCGCACATTGCCCGACCCGAATCAGAAAGAGCCGTGCCTCAACTTCCAGATGAGGCGGTGTCTCGGACCTTGTCGGGGCAGTGTCAATCCTGAGGTGTACCGGCAACTGGTGCAAGATGTGATTGAGTTTCTCTCGGGCAACAATGAGAAGTTGATTACCGAACTGGAAAGGCGGATGTGGGAAGCGGCAGAACAGCAGCGCTACGAGCAGGCGGCGATTCTGCGTGACCAGTTGCTGGCATTGCGCGAGATTGTCCGCAATCAACAGGTGGTTACTGCTGACAAAACCGCCCGGGATGTGATTGGACTGGCACGGGCAGACAAAAGTGCGGCGGCGGTGCTGTTCCGGATTCGGGAAGGTAAGATTGTTGCCCGGGAGGAGTATTTGCTCAGTGCCACAAGAGACACATCAGAGGAAGAGTTGCTCGAAGGTCTTTTGCGGTCGGTTTACACCCACACCGCGGACCTGCCGGATGAGATTGTCCTGCCGGCACCGATTGCGGGCGGAGAACTTTTTGAGCACCTGTTCTGGGAGAAAAGAAGGCGCCGGGTGGAAATCAGCGCGCCGCAACGCGGGGAAAAACGGAAACTGGTTGAACTGGCACAGCGCAATGCGGAAAAGGCACTGGCTGAAGCGGTGCCGGTGGTGGAGCGTATTCCGGAAGGCAGCCGGCAACTGGCAGAAATCCTCGGGCTGGCAACACCACCACGGTTGATTGAAGGGGTTGACATCTCCAATACGCAGGGCAGTAATGCGGTTGGTTCGGTGGTGGTTTTCCGCGACGGCAAGCCGTTAAAGAGCCAGTACCGGCTGTTTAAGATTAGAACCGTTTCCGGACCAAACGACTTTGCGATGATGGAGGAGGTGCTGGCGCGGCGGGTGCGCGGGCTGCTGGAGAAAAACCTGCCGTTGCCCGACCTGGTACTGGTTGATGGTGGCAAAGGGCAACTTTCGGCAGCAATCAAGGCTTATCATCAGTTTGACCAGGAGATTCCGATTCTCGGACTGGCAAAACGGACCGACACCCTGTTTTACATTGACGGCAGGGAGATTTCGATTCCCGTGACCTCAGCAGCGCTAAAACTTTTAAAGCGGATTCGGGACGAGTCGCACCGTTTTGCCATCACCTTCCACCGGAAACTGCGCAGTAAGAAACTGGTGGAGTCGGAACTGGACAGGATTCCGGGAATTGGCACGGTACGGCGGCAGGCGTTGCTACAGCACTTTGGTTCGCTTAACAAACTGCGTGGGGCTGGTGTTGATGACATCGCCCGGGTTAGAGGCATCGGCAGGAGTCTGGCGGAAAAGATTTACGAGTACCTGCACCCGCCGGGCAGTACCGCCTTATTTAAATAA
- a CDS encoding T9SS type A sorting domain-containing protein — protein sequence MRLSLSFILNLTVPLPLLAPMTWSEATMCAPWDPKCGHTSVVYDDKIWVMGGWFYSESTMIVLLNDVWYSTSLNEISERNPAQKGLITDLEIGTNPFRSGTIIAYNLTKPRAVQLNIYDSLGKEVAILFKDRQGSGAHKIKWNGTDAAGKTIPAGTYFLHLKTPARTVIKKIVKL from the coding sequence ATGAGACTGTCTCTTTCATTCATTCTGAATCTCACCGTACCCCTTCCCCTTTTAGCCCCGATGACCTGGAGCGAAGCAACAATGTGTGCGCCCTGGGACCCGAAGTGCGGTCATACCTCAGTGGTTTATGACGATAAAATCTGGGTTATGGGAGGATGGTTCTATAGTGAATCAACAATGATAGTATTATTAAACGATGTCTGGTATTCCACCAGTTTGAATGAAATTAGCGAGCGTAACCCCGCGCAAAAAGGTTTAATAACTGACCTGGAAATCGGTACCAATCCATTCAGGAGCGGAACTATAATAGCCTATAATCTGACAAAACCAAGAGCGGTGCAACTAAACATTTATGACAGTCTTGGAAAAGAGGTTGCGATTCTGTTTAAGGACAGGCAAGGGAGCGGGGCTCATAAGATAAAATGGAATGGCACTGATGCGGCAGGCAAAACAATCCCTGCCGGCACCTATTTCCTCCACTTAAAGACACCCGCTCGTACAGTAATAAAGAAGATAGTAAAACTTTAA